A window of Numenius arquata chromosome 6, bNumArq3.hap1.1, whole genome shotgun sequence contains these coding sequences:
- the LOC141465558 gene encoding L-lactate dehydrogenase A chain isoform X4, whose protein sequence is MSLKDQLIHNVHKQEQSHAHNKISVVGVGAVGMACAISILMKDLADELALVDVVEDKLRGEMLDLQHGSLFLKTPKIVSGKDYSVTAHSKLVIVTAGARQQEGESRLNLVQRNVNIFKFIIPNVVKYSPDCKLLIVSNPVDILTYVAWKISGFPKHRVIGSGCNLDSARFRHLMGERLGIHPLSCHGWIVGEHGDSSVPVWSGVNVAGVSLKALHPDLGTDADKEHWKEVHKQVVDSAYEVIKLKGYTSWAIGLSVADLAETIMKNLRRVHPISTVVKGMHGIKEDVFLSVPCVLGSNGITDVVKMILKPEEEDKLRKSADTLWGIQKELQF, encoded by the exons ATGTCTCTCAAGGATCAGCTCATCCACAATGTCCACAAACAGGAGCAGAGTCATGCCCACAATAAGATCAGTGTGGTCGGTGTGGGTGCAGTTGGAATGGCCTGTGCTATCAGCATCCTGATGAAG GACTTAGCTGATGAACTTGCCCTTGTTGATGTTGTGGAGGACAAGCTCAGAGGAGAGATGCTAGATCTCCAGCATGGCAGCCTCTTCCTTAAAACACCAAAGATTGTCTCTGGCAAAG ATTACAGTGTGACTGCACACTCCAAGCTGGTCATTGTCACTGCTGGTGCCCGTCAGCAAGAAGGAGAGAGCCGCCTTAACTTGGTCCAGCGCAACGTGAATATCTTCAAATTCATCATTCCCAATGTTGTTAAATACAGCCCTGACTGCAAGCTGCTTATTGTCTCAAACCCAG TGGATATTCTGACCTATGTGGCCTGGAAGATCAGTGGATTTCCTAAACACCGTGTTATCGGCAGCGGCTGCAATTTGGACTCTGCCCGTTTCCGTCACCTCATGGGAGAAAGACTGGGCATCCATCCTCTGAGCTGCCACGGATGGATTGTTGGAGAGCACGGAGACTCCAGTG TACCTGTCTGGAGTGGAGTGAACGTTGCTGGCGTCTCCCTGAAGGCTCTTCATCCAGACTTGGGAACTGATGCAGACAAGGAACACTGGAAGGAGGTCCATAAGCAGGTGGTGGACAG CGCTTATGAGGTTATCAAACTGAAGGGGTACACATCATGGGCCATTGGCCTTTCTGTGGCAGATCTAGCTGAAACTATAATGAAGAATTTGAGAAGAGTGCACCCGATCTCTACAGTTGTTAAG GGCATGCATGGAATAAAAGAAGATGTCTTCCTAAGTGTTCCTTGTGTACTGGGCAGTAACGGCATCACTGATGTAGTGAAGATGATCCTAAAACCTGAGGAAGAGGACAAATTAAGGAAGAGTGCAGACACAC
- the LOC141465558 gene encoding L-lactate dehydrogenase A chain isoform X3 has translation MTPVMLCTMSLKDQLIHNVHKQEQSHAHNKISVVGVGAVGMACAISILMKDLADELALVDVVEDKLRGEMLDLQHGSLFLKTPKIVSGKDYSVTAHSKLVIVTAGARQQEGESRLNLVQRNVNIFKFIIPNVVKYSPDCKLLIVSNPVDILTYVAWKISGFPKHRVIGSGCNLDSARFRHLMGERLGIHPLSCHGWIVGEHGDSSVPVWSGVNVAGVSLKALHPDLGTDADKEHWKEVHKQVVDSAYEVIKLKGYTSWAIGLSVADLAETIMKNLRRVHPISTVVKGMHGIKEDVFLSVPCVLGSNGITDVVKMILKPEEEDKLRKSADTLWGIQKELQF, from the exons CTGTGCACCATGTCTCTCAAGGATCAGCTCATCCACAATGTCCACAAACAGGAGCAGAGTCATGCCCACAATAAGATCAGTGTGGTCGGTGTGGGTGCAGTTGGAATGGCCTGTGCTATCAGCATCCTGATGAAG GACTTAGCTGATGAACTTGCCCTTGTTGATGTTGTGGAGGACAAGCTCAGAGGAGAGATGCTAGATCTCCAGCATGGCAGCCTCTTCCTTAAAACACCAAAGATTGTCTCTGGCAAAG ATTACAGTGTGACTGCACACTCCAAGCTGGTCATTGTCACTGCTGGTGCCCGTCAGCAAGAAGGAGAGAGCCGCCTTAACTTGGTCCAGCGCAACGTGAATATCTTCAAATTCATCATTCCCAATGTTGTTAAATACAGCCCTGACTGCAAGCTGCTTATTGTCTCAAACCCAG TGGATATTCTGACCTATGTGGCCTGGAAGATCAGTGGATTTCCTAAACACCGTGTTATCGGCAGCGGCTGCAATTTGGACTCTGCCCGTTTCCGTCACCTCATGGGAGAAAGACTGGGCATCCATCCTCTGAGCTGCCACGGATGGATTGTTGGAGAGCACGGAGACTCCAGTG TACCTGTCTGGAGTGGAGTGAACGTTGCTGGCGTCTCCCTGAAGGCTCTTCATCCAGACTTGGGAACTGATGCAGACAAGGAACACTGGAAGGAGGTCCATAAGCAGGTGGTGGACAG CGCTTATGAGGTTATCAAACTGAAGGGGTACACATCATGGGCCATTGGCCTTTCTGTGGCAGATCTAGCTGAAACTATAATGAAGAATTTGAGAAGAGTGCACCCGATCTCTACAGTTGTTAAG GGCATGCATGGAATAAAAGAAGATGTCTTCCTAAGTGTTCCTTGTGTACTGGGCAGTAACGGCATCACTGATGTAGTGAAGATGATCCTAAAACCTGAGGAAGAGGACAAATTAAGGAAGAGTGCAGACACAC